A window of the Candidatus Neomarinimicrobiota bacterium genome harbors these coding sequences:
- the gdhA gene encoding NADP-specific glutamate dehydrogenase yields MSNHVAEFMAGVQAKNPAQPEFIQAVEEVVTSLMPVMDRHPQYREAKVLDRIVEPERVIMFRVPWVDDSGTVQVNRGFRVEFNSAIGPYKGGLRFHPSVNLGILKFLGFEQVFKNALTTLPMGGGKGGSDFDPKGKSDNEVMAFTQSFMSELFRHIGPNTDVPAGDIGVGGREIGFMFGQYKRLRNAFEGVLTGKSLNWGGSLIRPEATGYGTVYFAQEMLGTRGETLEGKTVTISGSGNVAQYAAEKVLDFGGKPVTFSDSAGTIYDPAGIDREKLAWVMDLKNNRRGRIKEYTDEFGGEYFEGRRPWHVKCDVALPCATQNEVNKEEAEALIKNGCYVVAEGANMPSIPEAIDVYQNAKILYGPGKAANAGGVAVSGLEMSQNSLRLSWTREEVDERLHNIMKSIHTNALQTAERYGFPGDYVAGANIAGFLKVADSMLDQGVV; encoded by the coding sequence ATGTCTAATCATGTTGCAGAATTTATGGCCGGTGTCCAAGCGAAGAACCCGGCACAGCCAGAGTTTATACAGGCAGTCGAGGAAGTAGTTACATCCTTGATGCCAGTTATGGATCGTCACCCTCAATATCGTGAGGCAAAGGTTCTTGACCGTATTGTCGAACCAGAACGTGTTATCATGTTCCGTGTTCCCTGGGTTGATGACTCTGGTACCGTACAGGTTAATCGTGGGTTCCGCGTTGAATTTAATAGCGCCATAGGCCCCTATAAGGGTGGTCTACGTTTTCACCCAAGCGTTAATCTTGGTATTCTCAAGTTTTTAGGCTTTGAACAAGTCTTTAAAAATGCTCTCACAACCCTGCCCATGGGTGGTGGTAAGGGTGGGTCTGATTTTGACCCTAAAGGCAAATCAGACAACGAAGTTATGGCTTTCACACAATCCTTTATGTCTGAACTCTTTCGTCATATTGGTCCCAATACTGATGTTCCTGCTGGTGATATTGGTGTCGGTGGTCGTGAGATTGGATTTATGTTTGGCCAGTACAAGAGATTGCGGAATGCCTTTGAAGGTGTATTGACAGGTAAATCTCTCAATTGGGGGGGTAGCTTGATTCGTCCAGAAGCAACTGGATATGGAACCGTTTATTTTGCTCAGGAAATGCTGGGAACACGTGGCGAAACTCTTGAAGGTAAAACTGTGACCATCTCTGGTAGTGGAAATGTAGCCCAATATGCAGCAGAAAAGGTTCTGGATTTCGGTGGAAAACCAGTCACATTTTCTGATTCTGCAGGTACAATTTATGATCCAGCAGGTATCGACAGAGAAAAATTGGCCTGGGTCATGGATCTCAAAAACAATCGTCGTGGACGAATCAAAGAGTACACCGATGAATTTGGCGGTGAATACTTTGAAGGTAGACGTCCCTGGCATGTGAAATGTGATGTTGCTTTACCTTGTGCTACTCAGAATGAAGTAAACAAGGAAGAAGCTGAAGCCTTGATCAAAAACGGTTGCTATGTTGTTGCAGAAGGTGCCAACATGCCATCTATACCTGAAGCAATCGACGTCTACCAGAATGCAAAAATTCTGTACGGTCCAGGAAAAGCTGCCAATGCTGGTGGTGTTGCTGTTTCAGGTCTGGAAATGTCTCAAAACAGCTTGCGTCTTTCATGGACGAGAGAAGAAGTTGACGAGCGTCTGCATAACATCATGAAGAGCATCCACACAAATGCCCTTCAGACCGCAGAACGTTATGGTTTCCCAGGAGACTATGTAGCTGGTGCAAATATTGCCGGTTTCTTGAAAGTTGCTGATTCAATGTTGGATCAAGGTGTTGTATAA